From the Candidatus Kapaibacterium sp. genome, the window TAATTAAAAATTGATTTGAAGAATGTGGAAAAGTAAAATTTTGTAGCATAAAATAATATGCTTAGATTTATTTCTATGAATGTCACCGAAACAAAATTATTTTTGTGATAATCAGGGCAGTGCAAAATAATTTCTTAGTATAAGCTATTTCATTTGCTTATTTTCAAATTATTTCTTAATTTGCATATAAGCATAAAGACAAAGTCGCAAAAGATACGAAATATCATAAACGGGGGAATCGCAGATTCACACTATATCATTACACCCCTGTCTGAACTTAGAAACTTACAATATATTATAAATATGGATGTTCTATGAAAATCTTACGAAGATTTACAAAAGAAGGGACAAGCCCCTTCGACATGTTCACATACACGAAACGAGCTTCTGTTTTGCGTAATCCGGACGGTTCATTAGTATTCGAAATGAACGATATCGAAGTGCCATCTCAATGGTCTCAGCTTGCGACTGATATTTTGGCACAAAAATACTTCCGCAAAACAGGCGTTCCACAATTAGATCAAAACGGCAAGCCTTTGCTTGATGCCAAGGGTGAGGCTATACTTGGACCCGAAAAATCTGTCAAGCAAGTGGTTCACCGTTTAGCCGGTGCTTGGAGACATTGGGGAGAAAAATATAAATACTTCGATTCCGAAAAAGATGCTCGCATTTTTTATGATGAAATTGCATTCATGCTCTTGAAACAAATGTGTGCTCCAAATTCGCCGCAATGGTTCAATACGGGGTTGAATTTTGCTTACGACATCACAGGAAGCAAACAAGGTCATTATTACATCGAACCTGAAACAGGCAAGCTGACCGAATCAACTGATGCATATACACGTCCGCAACCGCACGCTTGTTTCATCCAATCCATAGATGATGATTTGCTCGGTGAAGGCGGAATATTTGATTTAGCAACTCGTGAAGCACGTATTTTCAAATATGGCAGTGGGACAGGCACCAATTTTTCTAATCTCCGCGGAGGTGGCGAAAAACTTTCCGGCGGTGGCTATTCATCAGGTCTGATGAGCTTCCTCAAAATATTTGACCGCGCTGCAGGTGCGATTAAATCCGGTGGGACTACTCGCAGAGCGGCTAAAATGGTCATCGTTGACATTGACCACCCCGATATCGAAGAATTTATCGAATGGAAAGCTAAAGAAGAAGAAAAAGTAGCAGCATTGGTGGCGGGTTCGCGCATAAATGCAGCATTCATGCAAGCTATCATGGAAGAAGCAATTACCAATGGCGCTGATATAAACACCAATAAAGTACTTCGCGACTTAATACAGAAAACGCTTAATCGCGGTACACCGTTAAATCATATTCAACGCGTTTTGGATTTGGTCAATCAAGGTTTCACTTCGCTTGATTTCCCCGTATTCGATACTCATTACGAAGGCGAAGGCTATATAACAGTTAGTGGACAAAATTCAAATAATTCAGTCCGCGTCACTAACCAATTTATGTATGCCGTTGATAACGACGAAATGTGGGAACTCAAATGGCGTGCTAAAAATGATACAGCAAAAGTTGTTCGTGCAAGGGATTTGTGGGATAAAATCAATCTTTCGGCTTGGAAAAGTGCTGACCCGGGCTTGCAATTTGATACTACTATCAACGAATGGCATACTTGCCCTAATTCGGGTAGAATCAATGCCAGCAACCCTTGCAGCGAATACATGTTCCTCGATGATACGGCTTGTAATTTGGCAAGTTTGAATTTGATGAAATTTTACGATGAAGAAACTTCAACTTTCAAAATTGAAGATTTCCGTCATGGTGTCCGACTTTGGACGATTGTGCTCGAAATTTCAGTATTGATGGCGCAATTCCCATCTGCTCGAATCGCTGAATTGAGCTACAAATTCCGCACTTTGGGTCTCGGATATGCCAATCTTGGTACATTGCTGATGGTAAACGGCATTCCATATGATTCGCCTGAATCTTTGAGTTGGGCTGGCGCTATTACTGCTATTTTGACAGGTCAATCATATGCTACATCTGCCGAAATGGCTAAAGAATTAGGTGCATTCCCGGGCTATGAAGATAACCGCGATGCTATGCTCCGCGTAATCCGAAATCACCGTCGCGCCGCATATAATGCTCCTCCTGCTGAATTTGAAGATTTAACAGTTCGCCCGATGGGTATCAATCCCAAATTTTGCCCTGCTGAATTGGTTGAAGCTGCAAAAGAATCTTGGGACGAAGCATTGGAAATCGGCTCAAACTTTGGCTACCGTAATGCGCAAGTTTCAGTTATCGCTCCAACCGGAACTATTGGTCTGGTGATGGATTGCGATACAACAGGTATTGAGCCTGATTTTGCAATCATCAAATACAAGAAACTTGCAGGTGGCGGTTACTTCAAAATTGTTAATCAATCCGTCCGCAAGGCTTTGGCTAAACTCGGATACTCGGAACAACAAATTGAAGACATCGAAAAATACAGCAAAGGCAGCGGAACTTTATTAGGTTGCCCGTCAATTAATAAAAAATCGCTAAAAGAAAAGGGATTCACAGACGAAAAAATCGAATTAGTCGAAAAGCAACTCGATAATGTTTTCGATATTAAATTCGCTATGAATAAATGGGCTTTGGGTGAAGATTTCTTACAAAAAATCGGCATTACAAAAGATGAATACGAAGATGCAGGATTTGATTTGCTGAAACGAATCGGATTTACCGAATCGGAAATTGATGCTGCAAATGATTACGTTTGCGGTACGATGATGATTGAAGGTGCTCCTCACTTGAAAAAGGAACACCTCCCGATATTTGATACTGCAAACAAATGTGGCAAAAAAGGCACAAGATATATTGACTATATGGCTCATATCCGTATTATGGCAGCAGCTCAGCCTTTTATTTCAGGTGCAATATCGAAAACTGTCAATATGCCGGCACATGCTACCGTTGGTCAAATCAGCGAAGTGCATGTCAAATCATGGAGAATGATGCTAAAAGCAATTGCGATTTATCGCGATGGCTCGAAATTGTCCCAACCGCTCAATTCGTCCAATTACAAAGGCTTAGACGAAGTGGTCACCTTGGGCGACGAATATACTCTTGATGAAACTAAGGGACCGAAAGAAGTTCAGGAAATCATTGCCGATAGCCAAAGATACAAACTTGTGCGTCATAAATTACCCAAAAAACGCGATGGTCATATTCGTGAAGCTGTAGTTGGCGGTCACAAAGTATTCTTGCGTACAGGCGAATATGAAGATGGAAAAATCGGCGAACTTTTCATTGATATGTACAAAGAGGGCGCATCATTCCGCGGATTGTTGAATAGTTTCGCTATTCTGGCATCGAAGGCACTGCAATATGGCGTTCCTTTGGATGACCTCGTGGATACATTCACATTCACAAGATTTGAACCCGCAGGCATCGTCGAAGGGCACGAAGCGATTAAAAATTCGACTTCTATTCTCGATTACGTTTTCCGTTCACTCGGATATGATTATCTCGGTAGAAATGATTTTGTTCACGTCAAAGCAATTGACGAAGTGCCGGAACCGAACGGCGGGAATAAAGATTTGCCCTTAGAAAGCAAAACTAATCCAACTGAAGATACTATCGAAGCAAAACCCGAAATTGCTCCTAATAATATTGATTCATCACCTGAAATGTCGGATATAGCAGTTGGTGTTAGCGGCAATACTTCATCTATTTCAAATGGCAATGGTTCGATGCTCAAAATCAAAGTCGGCTCGGTCTCCGAAGCCCAATCTTTTGGCTATACCGGCGAACATTGTTCAAATTGCGGCTCGATGAGAGTCAAACGCAATGGCAGTTGTACGGTTTGTGAAGATTGTGGTTCGACAAGCGGTTGCTCATAAGGAATTTTAAATAAATTAAGTAATTTCTTCGTAATTTTGTAATCGGTATTTGTGCTAAAAACACAAAACCGATTATTTCTTTTTATATTGGAGAAACAAAATGGCTTTGAAAAAAATTATTCCCGCACACAAGACTAATGATGTTAAATATGCGATTCGTGATATTATTGCTTTGGCTGATTCGGTAGCAAAAACCGGCAAGCAAATGTATTATCTCAATATTGGCGACCCGAATATTTATGACTTCGTTACTCCTGATACTGTTGTAAATGCTACTTGCGAGGCTATCAGAAGCAATAAAAACGGTTATGCACCATCATCAGGCATCAAAGATGCTCTCGATGCTATCAGGCTGGATGCTAACAATAAGGGCATTTTCAATATTCTTGATGCTTTTGTAACAAATGGTGCGAGTGAAGCAATCGAAATTTGCTTGACTGCATTGCTCAATCAAGGCGAAAATTTCTTGATGCCGACACCGGGCTATCCACTCTACACAGCAGTCCAAAGCAAATTGGAGTTAGAACCAAATCCCTATTACTTGGACGAATCTAACGGCTGGCAACCGGATATCGAGGACATCAAAGGCAAAATCAATTCACGCACTCGTGCAATTGTGCTTATCAATCCGAACAATCCAACAGGCTCGATTTGCAAACCTGAGACTTTGCTCGAAATCGTAAAATTGGCTAAAGAGCATAATCTTGTGATACTTGCAGATGAAATTTACGACAAATTGATTTTTGACGGCAAAAAAATGACTTCGATTGCTGCACTTGATGATGAAGTTTCTTGCATCACTTTTTCGGGCTTATCCAAGAATTACGTCGCTCCGGGATTCAGAATCGGCTGGGGAGTTGTGAGTGGAAAGCAAGAAATTTTGGGTGATTATGTAGAAGCTATCAACAAATTATTGCGCTCGCGAGTTTCGTCGAATCATCCCGAACAATACGCAATCGTACCCGCTCTTCAAGGCGACCAATCGCATCTCGTTGAAATGGTGTCGCGACTTGAACGCCGCCGCGATTTGATGATTGATGCCTTGGCGAAAATTGACGGAATTGACCTTGTGCCACCCGAAGGCGCCTTTTACGCTTTCCCGACTATCAAAGTGCGTGATGACAATCACTTCGTAACTCAGCTAATCAAAGAAACCGGCGTAATCGTGGTTCCGGGCTCAGGTTTTGGGCAACGTCCCGGCACTTCGCATTTCAGAATCGTTACGCTTCCCCAAGAAGAAGTTCTGACAAAGGCTTTTGCGCTAATAGCCGAATTTTACTCCTATTACCGTAATAACGACTAAACTAATTAGACTGTCTTATCCTGAAAAAAGTTGACAAACATAGCCCACGGTTTTAACCGTGGGAAAATGGAAATGAAAATCAAATTTAAAACCATTTTAATGGTTTTAATAAATGAAAACTTACACGGTTAAAACCGTGTTTAATAGTAAAAAACATAAACTGCATCCCACGAATGAATTCGTGGGCTATGTTTTCAAAAGTAATTTTGTAAAGCCTGTTTCGTAAATCAAATTCAGATTAGTAAGGATGCTCTTTCATAAAATACTTCCCCTACCCTATTGATATGCTCAATCAAATCGGTGGATTTTATTTTGTGAAAAATTGAAATATCAAACAAATACGGCAAATGTAATTCCTCTATTTCAATGTTTATTTTTGTTAGTATCGAATAATCCAAGTCCTTCCCTATTAGAGTGAGGTCAATATCCGAGCCTGCGCGGTAATTGCCTTTGGCTCGTGAACCATAGATAATCACTTCCTCAACTTCAGGAATCTTTTCAAATACTGAGTTGATTGCTGCAATTACATTATTTTCAAGCCCGAACATCATAATAAGCTTTTCATTTTTGTTTCAAAATCGAGAAACAGTTTGTAATAAATATTTACAATATTGTCATGAATTTGGGCGGCTTGCTCTTCGTCGTATGTATGGACAGTTTTAATCCTATCATCAACCATATTCATCCAATTAGTTCCATCAGAAATAAGTCCTTTGTTAAATCCCATTCGAATAGCATCGCGGCTGCCGTTGATTTCCACAGAACCCTGATATATGAAATAATCGCGAATGACTTTCCACGCAAGTTCATATGTATATTCAAAGCATTTAATCAATCCTTGTTCTTCAAATTTGTTCAATTCACCATGCTCAATGAACTCTTTTAATTGGCTCAATGCACTTTCGTAATTTGAGAATCGTTGCTTCCATCTTATGTCTTGATTCATGGCTCTACCTGATTGCAAATAAACTATTTATCGCAGAGACGAGTAATCAACTTAGTTAATTTTTATTTACAAAAAAAACTGCAACCCTTATTTCAAAGAGTTGCAGTTCATGTATATTGGGTGTAGCTTATCCCAATATTTCATGAAGGTCTTGTTCGACCGTTGTTATCGGTTGTATACCGAAGTTTTGGACTAAAAATTCCAGAACTTCCGGCTCAATAAATTGAGGCAAAGTCGGACCCAGACGAATGTTCTTGATTCCTAATGAGAGCAAGCTCAGCAAGATTGCCACGGCTTTTTGCTCGTACCATGACAAAATGAACGATAGCGGCATCGAATTGACATCTGTATCGAGTGCTTCAGCTAATGCAGTTGCGATTTTGATTGCGGAATATGCATCATTGCATTGCCCGACGTCCATCAATCGCGGCAATCCTGCTACTTCACCAAATTCGAGCTTGTTAAAGCGATATTTACCGCAAGCAAGTGTCAATATTATGCTGTCTTTGGGCACCGATTGTGCGAAATCTGTGTAGTAATTGCGTCCGCTACGGGCGCCATCGCAACCGCCAATCAAAAAGAATCTGCTGATTTCGCCTGATTTTACTTTTTCGACAATAGCGTCCGCATTGCTCAATACCGCATTATGTCCAAATCCTGTAAAGATGAATTTTTCAGCTGAATCTTCTTGGAATCCCGGCGCTTCGAGTGCAACTTGAATTAATTCCGAGTAATCTCCATTGGAAATATGCTTGATTCCTTGCCAAGCGACTAAACCTGTGGTAAATAGGCGCTCTGCGTATGTATGCAATGGGAATTGGATGCAATTTGTGGTCATCAGAATCGCCCCGGGGAAATTGTCGAATTCCATTTGTTGGTCTTGCCAAGCGCCGCCGTAATTACCGGCAAGGTGTTTGAATTTCCTTAATTCGGGGTAACCGTGAGCAGGAAGCATTTCACCATGAGTATAAATGTTGATTCCTAAGCCTTCAGTTTGTTGGAGTAAATTGTACAAATCGTTCAAGTCATGCCCCGAAACTAAAATAGCTTTTCCTTTTATAGGTGTAATTCTTACTTTTGATGGCTCAGGATTGCCAAATTTGCTTGTGTGAGCCTTGTCGAGCAATTCCATCACCTTCAGATTTTGCCGCCCGACATCCATTGACATTTTGAGCAAAACTGTAGGGTCGTCGGATATGCTTACTTTTGATAGCGTTTCATGGAAAAATTTATATACTTCTTCATCCTTGAATCCCAGCATAAGAGCGTGGTCTAAATATGCTGCTACACCTTTCAATCCATAAATCGCTAATTCCTGCAATCCGGTAATAGTTTTGCCGAATGTTGCTTGTTTTGCAGGAATTGAAGTTTTGTACCAGGCTTCTTGAATAAATTGATAGTCATCAACAAAATTGAAAGTGGCGTAATCGGGCAATGTTTCTTCTTCGGCTATATTAGCTTGTAGTGCGATGTTTTTAGCTTCATCGCGAGCCTTGCAAACTTCAACCACCATATCTTTGATTCTCAACGCATCGAAATTGACATTTGTCATAGTTGTAAATAATGCTTCTATAACATATTTATCATATTTTTCGGTATTGATATTATTTTGGTTGAGTATGTGTGTGTAAAATGATAAGCCCTGAGTGGCATACTGCAAAATATCTTGCAACTTGGAAGTCAAATCATCTTTGCCGCACACGCCCATATTGTCCATGCATCTAAATCGTACATTTTGTTCACATTGATAGCAAAACATGTTTATTCCTTAATTAATTTGACCTTTTCATCAACAACAATGCCTTGGATTTTTCCAA encodes:
- a CDS encoding vitamin B12-dependent ribonucleotide reductase, producing the protein MKILRRFTKEGTSPFDMFTYTKRASVLRNPDGSLVFEMNDIEVPSQWSQLATDILAQKYFRKTGVPQLDQNGKPLLDAKGEAILGPEKSVKQVVHRLAGAWRHWGEKYKYFDSEKDARIFYDEIAFMLLKQMCAPNSPQWFNTGLNFAYDITGSKQGHYYIEPETGKLTESTDAYTRPQPHACFIQSIDDDLLGEGGIFDLATREARIFKYGSGTGTNFSNLRGGGEKLSGGGYSSGLMSFLKIFDRAAGAIKSGGTTRRAAKMVIVDIDHPDIEEFIEWKAKEEEKVAALVAGSRINAAFMQAIMEEAITNGADINTNKVLRDLIQKTLNRGTPLNHIQRVLDLVNQGFTSLDFPVFDTHYEGEGYITVSGQNSNNSVRVTNQFMYAVDNDEMWELKWRAKNDTAKVVRARDLWDKINLSAWKSADPGLQFDTTINEWHTCPNSGRINASNPCSEYMFLDDTACNLASLNLMKFYDEETSTFKIEDFRHGVRLWTIVLEISVLMAQFPSARIAELSYKFRTLGLGYANLGTLLMVNGIPYDSPESLSWAGAITAILTGQSYATSAEMAKELGAFPGYEDNRDAMLRVIRNHRRAAYNAPPAEFEDLTVRPMGINPKFCPAELVEAAKESWDEALEIGSNFGYRNAQVSVIAPTGTIGLVMDCDTTGIEPDFAIIKYKKLAGGGYFKIVNQSVRKALAKLGYSEQQIEDIEKYSKGSGTLLGCPSINKKSLKEKGFTDEKIELVEKQLDNVFDIKFAMNKWALGEDFLQKIGITKDEYEDAGFDLLKRIGFTESEIDAANDYVCGTMMIEGAPHLKKEHLPIFDTANKCGKKGTRYIDYMAHIRIMAAAQPFISGAISKTVNMPAHATVGQISEVHVKSWRMMLKAIAIYRDGSKLSQPLNSSNYKGLDEVVTLGDEYTLDETKGPKEVQEIIADSQRYKLVRHKLPKKRDGHIREAVVGGHKVFLRTGEYEDGKIGELFIDMYKEGASFRGLLNSFAILASKALQYGVPLDDLVDTFTFTRFEPAGIVEGHEAIKNSTSILDYVFRSLGYDYLGRNDFVHVKAIDEVPEPNGGNKDLPLESKTNPTEDTIEAKPEIAPNNIDSSPEMSDIAVGVSGNTSSISNGNGSMLKIKVGSVSEAQSFGYTGEHCSNCGSMRVKRNGSCTVCEDCGSTSGCS
- a CDS encoding aminotransferase class I/II-fold pyridoxal phosphate-dependent enzyme is translated as MALKKIIPAHKTNDVKYAIRDIIALADSVAKTGKQMYYLNIGDPNIYDFVTPDTVVNATCEAIRSNKNGYAPSSGIKDALDAIRLDANNKGIFNILDAFVTNGASEAIEICLTALLNQGENFLMPTPGYPLYTAVQSKLELEPNPYYLDESNGWQPDIEDIKGKINSRTRAIVLINPNNPTGSICKPETLLEIVKLAKEHNLVILADEIYDKLIFDGKKMTSIAALDDEVSCITFSGLSKNYVAPGFRIGWGVVSGKQEILGDYVEAINKLLRSRVSSNHPEQYAIVPALQGDQSHLVEMVSRLERRRDLMIDALAKIDGIDLVPPEGAFYAFPTIKVRDDNHFVTQLIKETGVIVVPGSGFGQRPGTSHFRIVTLPQEEVLTKAFALIAEFYSYYRNND
- a CDS encoding nucleotidyltransferase domain-containing protein: MMFGLENNVIAAINSVFEKIPEVEEVIIYGSRAKGNYRAGSDIDLTLIGKDLDYSILTKINIEIEELHLPYLFDISIFHKIKSTDLIEHINRVGEVFYERASLLI
- a CDS encoding nucleotidyltransferase substrate binding protein; this encodes MNQDIRWKQRFSNYESALSQLKEFIEHGELNKFEEQGLIKCFEYTYELAWKVIRDYFIYQGSVEINGSRDAIRMGFNKGLISDGTNWMNMVDDRIKTVHTYDEEQAAQIHDNIVNIYYKLFLDFETKMKSLL
- the hcp gene encoding hydroxylamine reductase; protein product: MFCYQCEQNVRFRCMDNMGVCGKDDLTSKLQDILQYATQGLSFYTHILNQNNINTEKYDKYVIEALFTTMTNVNFDALRIKDMVVEVCKARDEAKNIALQANIAEEETLPDYATFNFVDDYQFIQEAWYKTSIPAKQATFGKTITGLQELAIYGLKGVAAYLDHALMLGFKDEEVYKFFHETLSKVSISDDPTVLLKMSMDVGRQNLKVMELLDKAHTSKFGNPEPSKVRITPIKGKAILVSGHDLNDLYNLLQQTEGLGINIYTHGEMLPAHGYPELRKFKHLAGNYGGAWQDQQMEFDNFPGAILMTTNCIQFPLHTYAERLFTTGLVAWQGIKHISNGDYSELIQVALEAPGFQEDSAEKFIFTGFGHNAVLSNADAIVEKVKSGEISRFFLIGGCDGARSGRNYYTDFAQSVPKDSIILTLACGKYRFNKLEFGEVAGLPRLMDVGQCNDAYSAIKIATALAEALDTDVNSMPLSFILSWYEQKAVAILLSLLSLGIKNIRLGPTLPQFIEPEVLEFLVQNFGIQPITTVEQDLHEILG